The Candidatus Dormiibacterota bacterium genome has a window encoding:
- a CDS encoding gamma-glutamyltransferase — MSRCTRLPIVFALIGACLLATPLHAGRTQKPPLHARHWIAITGKPLSAEAGAMMFQKGGNAVDAACAMLGAVTTMWDILAWGGETQALIYHPGLKKVIGIDALGTAPTGATAEFFRSKGYRFPPEYGPLAAVTPGTPGGLMTMLAEYGTLSLGEVLAPAIQMADGYPIEAETADEIEKSKDEIKKWKYSREVFLPHEGQTREAPEAGEVFVQKDLAATLRKLVEAERQALKQGKDRRQAIYAAYNRFYKGDIARELVRGVGEEGGLITLPDLAGWKVKIEEPLSTTYKGITVYKLPIWQQGPVMLQALNILEAANLKEMEYNSSRYIHALYQTMNLAYADRDFYYGDPYFPPEEPVRGLLSKEYARARYAQIDWTRNDPSVGPGDPYPYQGGTNPFADLRAHWTVAPAPEAAPAASATPGAPSAARRLPPGTPRPATALTEAEFRAQFRRGTTSIETADEAGWVVSVTPSGGWIPAVIAGRTGVGLSQRMQSFATRPEDGPYNVVEPGKKPRVTLTPTLTLKEGLPYLAMAVQGGDTQDQNLLQFFLDIVEFGMTPQQAAEAPNINSEQMRSSFGAHQAHPGHLLVSASTPAGVRDELVRMGYVITTAERTSGPINGILFDRRHGTMWGASSNYGEDYGIAW, encoded by the coding sequence ATGAGCCGCTGCACCCGGTTGCCAATCGTCTTCGCCCTGATCGGCGCGTGCCTCCTTGCGACGCCGCTCCACGCCGGGCGGACGCAGAAGCCGCCGCTGCACGCGCGGCACTGGATCGCGATCACCGGCAAGCCTCTTTCGGCCGAGGCGGGCGCCATGATGTTCCAGAAGGGAGGGAACGCCGTGGACGCCGCCTGCGCGATGCTGGGCGCCGTCACGACGATGTGGGACATCCTGGCGTGGGGAGGTGAGACGCAGGCGCTCATCTACCATCCGGGACTGAAGAAAGTGATCGGCATCGACGCGCTCGGAACGGCCCCCACGGGCGCGACGGCGGAGTTCTTCCGGTCGAAGGGGTACCGCTTTCCGCCCGAGTACGGGCCCCTCGCCGCGGTGACGCCGGGCACGCCGGGCGGTCTCATGACGATGCTCGCCGAGTACGGGACCCTGTCGCTCGGCGAGGTCCTGGCGCCGGCCATCCAGATGGCGGACGGCTATCCGATCGAGGCGGAGACGGCGGACGAGATCGAAAAGTCGAAGGACGAGATCAAGAAGTGGAAGTACTCACGCGAGGTCTTTCTTCCCCACGAGGGCCAGACACGGGAGGCGCCCGAGGCCGGCGAGGTCTTCGTGCAGAAGGACCTCGCCGCGACCCTGCGCAAGCTGGTCGAGGCGGAGCGCCAGGCTCTCAAGCAGGGGAAGGACCGCAGGCAGGCGATCTATGCCGCCTACAACCGCTTCTACAAGGGGGACATCGCCCGCGAGCTGGTGCGGGGTGTCGGAGAGGAGGGCGGGCTCATCACCCTCCCGGATCTGGCGGGCTGGAAGGTGAAGATCGAAGAGCCCCTGAGCACAACGTACAAAGGGATCACCGTGTACAAGCTGCCGATCTGGCAGCAGGGCCCGGTGATGCTGCAGGCGCTCAATATCCTGGAAGCCGCGAACCTCAAGGAGATGGAGTACAACTCCTCCCGCTACATCCACGCCCTCTACCAGACGATGAACCTGGCCTACGCCGACCGTGACTTCTACTATGGCGACCCATACTTCCCGCCGGAGGAGCCGGTGCGCGGGCTGCTCTCCAAGGAATACGCCCGGGCGCGCTACGCGCAGATCGACTGGACGAGGAACGATCCTTCCGTCGGGCCCGGCGACCCTTACCCTTACCAGGGGGGAACGAACCCGTTCGCGGATCTGCGGGCGCACTGGACCGTCGCTCCCGCCCCGGAGGCCGCGCCGGCGGCGAGCGCGACACCGGGAGCCCCGTCCGCCGCGCGCCGGCTGCCTCCCGGCACACCCCGGCCGGCGACGGCCCTCACCGAGGCCGAGTTCCGCGCGCAGTTCCGGCGCGGCACCACGTCGATCGAGACGGCGGACGAAGCCGGCTGGGTCGTGTCCGTGACCCCCAGCGGCGGCTGGATCCCGGCGGTGATCGCGGGGCGCACGGGGGTCGGCCTGAGCCAGAGGATGCAGAGTTTCGCAACCCGCCCCGAGGACGGACCGTACAACGTGGTCGAGCCGGGGAAGAAGCCTCGCGTGACGCTCACTCCGACCTTGACGCTCAAGGAGGGGCTTCCGTATCTGGCGATGGCGGTGCAGGGGGGGGACACCCAGGACCAGAATCTGCTGCAGTTCTTCCTGGACATCGTGGAGTTCGGGATGACGCCGCAGCAGGCCGCCGAGGCGCCCAACATCAACAGCGAGCAGATGCGCTCGTCCTTCGGCGCGCACCAGGCGCACCCCGGGCACCTGCTGGTCTCGGCCTCGACCCCCGCGGGCGTCCGCGATGAGCTTGTCCGGATGGGGTACGTCATCACGACCGCCGAGCGGACCTCGGGACCGATCAACGGCATTCTGTTCGACCGCCGCCACGGCACGATGTGGGGCGCCTCGAGCAACTACGGCGAGGACTACGGCATCGCCTGGTAG